A window from Primulina huaijiensis isolate GDHJ02 chromosome 11, ASM1229523v2, whole genome shotgun sequence encodes these proteins:
- the LOC140988642 gene encoding solute carrier family 40 member 3, chloroplastic-like: MGVFINAHGQPSAAISGLRQVRAESTSWYHHRVRPGGLSYSRRWLNQHYPPSRLNTFSVRCSLVNTDVCHSVETDEVHEDTMSLEPNCLIPVVHLESDTLKTEGLNLLVGDSYVGTILTTLPVLSEEEQNAIAATPAHPAGLYALYACCLAGNSVEQLWNFAWPAAIASIHPSLRPVAIMGFFAKFAVIVGGPLVGKLMDCCPRLPAYNCLTIVQAAAQLLSVGIIIHAHTVHSTVSSILVKPWFFVLVIALAVERLCGLALGVAMERDWVVLLAGTNRPIALAQANAILSRIDLVCEVTGASLFSIFLSNYEPVTCLMLAASLMTWSLPVVVTLGWITNKLSAGVLDRAKCPQSGCSFSSPLSIIDPKNILAISVESIRHGWLEYLQQPVLPASLAYVLLYFNVLAPGGLMTAFLTQHGLKPSIIGGFNVLSAFIGVAATFVSAKMVKRLGILEAGAAGLIFQASLLMMAVAVYWTGSVSQKIPFLFFLCLIVLSRLGRMSYDVVGAQILQTGIPASKANLIGTTEASIASLVESVMLGIVIIVNDVSHFGFLAVLSLLSVVGAASLYCRWLKNRTDTQRSLFSFESQFS, translated from the exons ATGGGTGTGTTTATCAATGCTCATGGCCAGCCTTCCGCCGCTATCTCCGGTCTTCGCCAAGTCCGAGCTGAGTCTACGTCGTGGTATCATCATAGAGTACGCCCTGGTGGGTTATCTTATTCTCGACGATGGTTGAATCAGCATTACCCGCCTTCCAG GCTTAACACTTTTAGCGTAAGGTGTTCGTTGGTTAATACTGATGTCTGCCATTCTGTTGAGACCGATGAAGTTCATGAGGATACTATGTCTCTTGAGCCAAACTGTTTAATTCCAGTTGTTCATCTTGAGTCTGATACTCTGAAGACTGAAGGGCTTAACTTACTGGTCGGTGATTCTTATGTGGGTACTATTTTGACGACATTGCCT GTCTTGTCAGAGGAGGAGCAGAATGCAATTGCTGCCACTCCTGCTCATCCAGCCGGGCTCTATG CTTTATACGCTTGCTGCTTGGCTGGGAATTCAGTTGAACAGCTCTGGAATTTTGCTTGGCCTGCTGCCATTGCATCGATTCATCCTAGTCTTCGTCCTGTGGCCATCATGGGCTTTTTTGCAAAG TTTGCAGTTATTGTTGGAGGTCCTTTAGTTGGGAAACTTATGGACTGCTGTCCAAGACTGCCTGCATATAATTGTTTGACTATCGTCCAG GCAGCTGCTCAATTGTTATCTGTTGGAATAATAATCCATGCCCATACTGTCCACTCTACTGTGTCTTCTATACTCGTCAAACCTTGGTTTTTTGTGCTTGTAATAGCTCTGGCTGTTGAAAGGCTCTGTGGACTGGCTCTGGGGGTCGCAATGGAGCGTGATTGGGTTGTTTTG TTGGCAGGGACAAACAGACCTATTGCTCTTGCTCAAGCAAATGCAATTCTCAGCCGCATCGATCTCGTCTGTGAG GTTACAGGTGCTTCATTATTTAGCATTTTCTTATCTAATTATGAACCGGTGACATGCTTAATGCTGGCAGCTAGTTTGATGACATGGTCATTGCCTGTTGTG GTTACTCTCGGATGGATAACTAATAAACTTTCTGCTGGAGTCCTGGACCGTGCCAAATGTCCACAAAGTGGTTGCAGTTTTTCTTCTCCATTATCTATCATAGATCCCAAAAATATAT TGGCTATAAGTGTTGAATCTATTAGGCATGGGTGGCTTGAATACCTTCAACAACCTGTTCTTCCAGCAAGCCTTGCTTATGTGTTGCTCTACTTCAATGTACTTGCTCCTGGTGGTCTGATGACGGCTTTCTTAACACAACACG GTCTAAAACCTTCAATTATCGGGGGATTCAATGTGTTATCTGCTTTTATTGGTGTTGCTGCAACATTTGTATCTGCAAAGATGGTCAAGCGACTTGGCATTCTCGAG GCTGGAGCAGCTGGCCTGATCTTTCAGGCCTCACTTCTCATGATGGCTGTTGCTGTGTACTGGACCGGTTCTGTTTCTCAGAAAATTCCATTTCTATTCTTCTTGTGTTTAATT GTATTGTCAAGATTGGGGCGCATGTCATATGACGTTGTAGGGGCACAGATTTTACAAACTGGGATCCCTGCATCGAAAGCCAATCTTATTGGGACTACAGAAGCTTCGATTGCTAGTTTGGTTGAGTCGGTAATGCTTGGGATTGTGATAATTGTAAATGATGTTTCGCATTTTGGATTTCTGGCTGTGCTGTCACTTTTATCAGTGGTTGGGGCAGCTTCTTTATACTGTCGATGGCTAAAGAATCGAACTGATACACAAAGGAGTCTCTTTTCTTTTGAGTCACAGTTTTCATGA